A part of Streptomyces sp. SLBN-31 genomic DNA contains:
- a CDS encoding DMT family transporter, translated as MTSSSTTTPAASQAVGGPPRPSGSLGPVGLVLAGGVSVQFGAAVAVNLMPRAGALGVVTLRLLAAAVVLLLFCRPRLRGHSRADWGTVIVFGVTLGAMNGLFYQALVRIPLGAAVTLEVLGPLALSVLASRRAINTLWAALALAGVFLLGGGGFGDLDLVGVAFALGAGAMWATYIVFSARTGQRFPQADGLALAMAVGALLVLPLGIAESGSRLFDPVTVGLGAAVAIMSSVLPYTLELLALRRLPASTFAILMSLEPALAAAAGFLVLGQTLSTVQVAAIALVIAASMGAVRTQVGRGRAKMPTPAPEA; from the coding sequence GTGACCAGCTCCAGCACGACCACCCCCGCCGCGTCGCAGGCCGTCGGCGGTCCGCCGCGCCCGAGCGGCTCCCTCGGCCCGGTCGGCCTGGTGCTGGCGGGCGGCGTCTCGGTGCAGTTCGGTGCCGCGGTCGCGGTGAACCTGATGCCGAGGGCCGGCGCGCTGGGCGTGGTCACGCTGCGGCTGCTCGCGGCGGCCGTCGTGCTGCTGCTGTTCTGCCGCCCCCGGCTGCGCGGCCACTCCCGTGCCGACTGGGGCACGGTGATCGTCTTCGGCGTCACCCTGGGCGCGATGAACGGCCTGTTCTACCAGGCCCTCGTCCGCATCCCGCTGGGCGCCGCGGTCACCCTGGAGGTCCTCGGCCCGCTGGCCCTGTCGGTGCTGGCCTCCCGCCGGGCGATCAACACCCTGTGGGCCGCCCTGGCCCTCGCCGGTGTCTTCCTCCTCGGCGGCGGGGGCTTCGGCGACCTCGACCTCGTCGGCGTGGCCTTCGCGCTCGGCGCGGGCGCCATGTGGGCGACGTACATCGTCTTCAGCGCGCGTACGGGGCAACGGTTCCCGCAGGCCGACGGGCTGGCGCTGGCCATGGCGGTGGGGGCGCTGCTCGTCCTCCCGCTGGGCATCGCCGAATCGGGTTCAAGGCTGTTCGACCCGGTGACGGTCGGGCTCGGCGCGGCGGTCGCGATCATGTCGTCGGTGCTGCCGTACACCCTGGAACTCCTGGCCCTGCGCCGGCTGCCCGCCTCCACCTTCGCCATCCTGATGAGCCTGGAACCCGCCCTCGCGGCCGCGGCCGGCTTCCTGGTCCTCGGACAGACCCTGTCCACGGTGCAGGTCGCGGCGATCGCCCTGGTCATCGCGGCGAGCATGGGCGCGGTCAGGACGCAGGTGGGACGAGGCAGGGCAAAGATGCCGACACCGGCCCCCGAGGCCTGA
- a CDS encoding ABC transporter ATP-binding protein, protein MDMDEGDEEYEYGTPTIPARTAFRRFWPLTRGLRRWLLLVWACTVLAAVAETEAILVFSDLTDNALQKGSLAAFWGPAATWLAVAVVGAVVAYSGNSLAAWVTERFVMRLREHVFDHVQQLPPHFFQRHRQGDLLSRLTSDVEAIETMVVSGLVGAASAAFSAFFYAAAAFWLRWDLAAATFVLAPLFWLAARRFSGSIKDVSRDGRVADGAITSVVGESLSNIVLTQAYDRRDAERRRLGEEANAWFRASVRSTRLNEAYQQLVAVIETVCVLAVIGIGAWEISTGRMTLGQLLAFSAFLGYLYPPVRGLAQLGLTVTAATAGAERLIEILDVRPSVADPRHAAVTGRPDGAVEVRDVSFTYPGADTVALQGLSFTVAPGELVIVTGPSGAGKSTVSKLLLRFYDPDAGDVLLDGVPVRDLPLARLREYVTLLPQETLVLHDTVRANIACGRAGASDHAIEEAARAADAHDFIVRLPDGYDTRVDPNSARLSGGQLQRLAIARAILRDSPVLVLDEPTTGLDAMAARRVVKPLRRLMAGRTTIMITHDLNLAPDADRILVVDRGRIVETGRHEELLARGGAYARLHRSQNNAVMDTGELRMPLFVEQQPAAVHMQEGHGTWQEPAHPYEQAAYDQYAYDRYAPGAAPVSLDDGRPLFRDEEPWPGI, encoded by the coding sequence ATGGATATGGACGAGGGCGACGAGGAGTACGAGTACGGCACCCCCACGATTCCGGCCCGTACCGCGTTCCGCCGTTTCTGGCCGCTGACCAGAGGGCTGCGCCGCTGGCTGCTGCTGGTCTGGGCGTGCACCGTGCTCGCCGCCGTCGCCGAGACCGAGGCGATCCTGGTCTTCAGCGACCTGACCGACAACGCCCTGCAGAAGGGATCACTGGCCGCCTTCTGGGGGCCGGCCGCGACGTGGCTGGCGGTCGCGGTGGTCGGCGCGGTCGTCGCCTACTCCGGCAACTCCCTCGCCGCCTGGGTCACCGAACGCTTCGTGATGAGACTGCGCGAGCACGTCTTCGACCACGTACAGCAGTTGCCCCCGCACTTCTTCCAACGCCACCGGCAGGGCGACCTGTTGTCCCGGCTGACCAGTGACGTCGAGGCGATCGAGACCATGGTCGTCTCCGGTCTCGTCGGCGCCGCGTCCGCCGCCTTCTCCGCCTTCTTCTACGCCGCCGCCGCCTTCTGGCTGCGCTGGGACCTGGCCGCCGCCACCTTCGTCCTGGCCCCCCTCTTCTGGCTGGCGGCCCGCCGGTTCTCCGGCTCCATCAAGGACGTGTCGCGGGACGGCCGGGTCGCCGACGGCGCGATCACCTCCGTCGTCGGGGAGTCCCTGTCCAACATCGTGCTCACCCAGGCGTACGACCGACGGGACGCCGAACGCCGCAGGCTGGGCGAGGAGGCGAACGCCTGGTTCCGCGCCTCGGTCCGCTCCACCCGCCTCAACGAGGCGTACCAGCAGCTCGTCGCCGTCATCGAGACCGTCTGCGTGCTCGCGGTCATCGGCATCGGCGCCTGGGAGATCTCCACCGGCCGGATGACCCTGGGCCAGTTGCTGGCCTTCTCCGCCTTCCTCGGCTACCTCTACCCCCCGGTGCGGGGTCTGGCCCAGCTCGGTCTGACGGTCACCGCCGCGACCGCGGGCGCGGAGCGGCTCATCGAGATCCTGGACGTCCGCCCCTCGGTCGCCGACCCCCGCCACGCCGCCGTGACCGGCCGCCCCGACGGCGCCGTCGAGGTACGTGACGTCTCCTTCACCTACCCGGGCGCCGACACCGTCGCCCTGCAGGGCCTGTCCTTCACCGTCGCCCCCGGCGAGCTGGTGATCGTCACCGGCCCGAGCGGCGCCGGCAAGTCCACGGTCTCCAAACTCCTGCTCCGCTTCTACGACCCGGACGCGGGCGACGTACTCCTGGACGGCGTACCGGTCCGGGACCTCCCCCTGGCCCGGCTGCGCGAGTACGTCACGCTCCTGCCGCAGGAGACGCTCGTCCTGCACGACACCGTCCGCGCCAACATCGCCTGCGGCCGCGCCGGCGCCAGCGACCACGCGATCGAGGAGGCCGCGCGGGCGGCGGACGCGCACGACTTCATCGTCCGGCTCCCCGACGGCTACGACACCCGGGTCGACCCCAACTCGGCCCGGCTGTCCGGCGGCCAGCTCCAGCGCCTCGCCATCGCGCGGGCGATCCTGCGCGACTCCCCGGTCCTCGTCCTGGACGAGCCCACGACCGGGCTCGACGCCATGGCCGCCCGTCGGGTGGTCAAGCCGCTGCGCCGCCTGATGGCCGGCCGCACGACCATCATGATCACCCACGATCTCAACCTGGCCCCCGACGCCGACCGCATCCTGGTCGTCGACCGGGGCCGGATCGTCGAGACCGGCCGGCACGAGGAGCTGCTCGCGCGGGGTGGCGCGTACGCGCGGCTGCACCGCTCCCAGAACAACGCGGTGATGGACACGGGTGAGCTGCGCATGCCCCTGTTCGTGGAACAGCAGCCGGCCGCGGTCCACATGCAGGAGGGGCACGGCACCTGGCAGGAACCGGCGCACCCCTACGAGCAGGCCGCTTACGACCAGTACGCGTACGACCGGTACGCCCCCGGCGCAGCCCCTGTGAGCCTCGACGACGGGCGCCCCCTCTTCCGGGACGAGGAACCCTGGCCCGGCATCTGA
- a CDS encoding acyl-CoA carboxylase subunit beta, producing the protein MAALPPPGHPGGPAVTVINSGLDTAGPDYRANREAMLAKLADLDAEHAKALAGGGEKYVARHRGRGKLLARERIELLLDPDTPFLELSPLAAWGSEYAVGASLVTGIGVVEGVECLITANDPTVRGGASNPWSLKKALRANDIALANRLPCISLVESGGADLPSQKEIFIPGGAIFRDLTRLSAAGIPTVAVVFGNSTAGGAYIPGMSDHVIMVKERAKVFLGGPPLVKMATGEESDDESLGGADMHARVSGLADYFAVDEQDALRQARRVVARLNHRKAYGDPGPAEPPKYDSDELLGIVPGDLRTPFDPREVIARVVDASDFDEFKPLYGTSLATGWATLHGYPVGILANTQGVLFSEESQKAAQFIQLANQRDIPLLFLHNTTGYMVGKEYEQGGIIKHGAMMINAVSNSKVPHLSVLMGASYGAGHYGMCGRAYDPRFLFAWPSAKSAVMGPQQLAGVLSIVARQSAAAKGHPYDEDADAALRAMVEQQIESESLPMFLSGRLYDDGVIDPRDTRTVLGLCLSAVHTAPYEGARGGFGVFRM; encoded by the coding sequence ATGGCTGCGCTCCCGCCACCTGGACATCCCGGAGGACCTGCTGTGACGGTGATCAACTCCGGCCTGGACACGGCCGGCCCCGACTACCGGGCGAACCGCGAGGCCATGCTCGCCAAGCTCGCCGACCTCGACGCCGAGCACGCCAAGGCCCTCGCGGGCGGCGGCGAGAAGTACGTCGCCCGGCACCGGGGGCGCGGCAAGCTGCTCGCCCGCGAACGCATCGAGCTGCTCCTCGACCCCGACACCCCCTTCCTGGAGCTGTCGCCGCTCGCCGCCTGGGGGAGCGAGTATGCGGTGGGCGCCTCGCTCGTCACCGGGATCGGCGTCGTCGAGGGCGTCGAGTGCCTGATCACCGCCAACGACCCGACCGTGCGCGGCGGCGCCAGCAACCCCTGGTCGCTGAAGAAGGCCCTGCGCGCCAACGACATCGCGCTCGCCAACCGGCTGCCCTGCATCAGCCTCGTGGAGTCGGGAGGCGCCGACCTGCCCTCCCAGAAGGAGATCTTCATCCCCGGCGGCGCGATCTTCCGCGACCTGACCCGGCTGTCGGCCGCCGGCATCCCCACCGTCGCCGTCGTCTTCGGCAACTCCACCGCCGGCGGCGCCTACATCCCCGGCATGTCCGACCACGTGATCATGGTCAAGGAGCGCGCCAAGGTCTTCCTCGGCGGACCGCCCCTGGTGAAGATGGCGACCGGCGAGGAGAGCGACGACGAGTCGCTGGGCGGCGCCGACATGCACGCGCGCGTGTCCGGTCTCGCCGACTACTTCGCCGTCGACGAACAGGACGCCCTGCGCCAGGCGCGGCGCGTGGTGGCGCGCCTCAACCACCGCAAGGCGTACGGCGATCCGGGGCCGGCCGAGCCGCCCAAGTACGACTCCGACGAGCTGCTGGGTATCGTCCCCGGCGACCTCAGGACCCCCTTCGACCCGCGCGAGGTGATCGCCCGCGTCGTCGACGCCTCCGACTTCGACGAGTTCAAGCCGCTGTACGGCACCAGCCTGGCCACCGGCTGGGCCACCCTGCACGGCTATCCCGTCGGCATCCTCGCCAACACCCAGGGCGTGCTGTTCAGCGAGGAGTCGCAGAAGGCCGCCCAGTTCATCCAGCTCGCCAACCAGCGCGACATCCCCCTGCTCTTCCTGCACAACACCACCGGCTACATGGTCGGCAAAGAGTACGAGCAGGGCGGCATCATCAAGCACGGCGCGATGATGATCAACGCCGTCTCCAACTCCAAGGTGCCGCACCTGTCGGTTCTCATGGGCGCCTCCTACGGCGCCGGGCACTACGGCATGTGCGGACGCGCCTACGACCCCCGGTTCCTGTTCGCCTGGCCCAGCGCCAAGTCCGCCGTGATGGGCCCGCAGCAGCTCGCCGGCGTGCTGTCGATCGTCGCCCGCCAGTCGGCGGCCGCGAAGGGGCACCCGTACGACGAGGACGCGGACGCCGCGCTGCGCGCCATGGTCGAGCAGCAGATCGAGTCCGAGTCGCTGCCCATGTTCCTGTCCGGGCGGCTGTACGACGACGGCGTCATCGACCCGCGCGACACCCGCACCGTCCTCGGCCTGTGCCTGTCGGCCGTCCACACGGCACCGTACGAGGGCGCGCGCGGCGGCTTCGGCGTCTTCCGGATGTGA
- a CDS encoding biotin carboxylase N-terminal domain-containing protein, whose translation MISTLLVANRGEIACRVFRTCRELGIRTVAVHSDADEGALHTRVADTAVRLPGAAPADTYLRGDLIVKAAVAAGADAVHPGYGFLSENADFARAVLDAGLIWIGPPPEAIEAMASKTRAKDLMGIAPMATENVTEADLPVLVKAAAGGGGRGMRIVRRAEELDAALRAARAEAASAFGDGEVFVEPYLEGGRHVEVQVLADTHGTVWTLGTRDCSLQRRHQKVIEEAPAPGLSERLTEELRALAVRAARAVDYVGAGTVEFLVAGDRAHFLEMNTRLQVEHPVTEAVFGIDLVAEQIRVAEGHALASDPPSAHGHAVEARLYAEDPAADWAPQTGTLHRLAVPGDVRLDTGYDDGDTIGVHYDPMLAKVIAHAPTRAEALRALAGALDRAAVHGPATNRDLLVRSLRHEEFTSGRMDTGFYDRHLPELTTPAPDPCAPLAAALSQAHGASRFGGWRNVPSQPQLKRYAMAGEEHEVRYRHTREGLEADGVRVVHASPDLVVLEVDGVQRKFEVARYGDEVYVGASALRALPRFLDPTAQHAPGSLLAPMPGTVVRVADGLAVGAAVQAGQPLLWLEAMKMQHKITAPATGTVTDLPVTVGQQVTVGRLLAVVQPTQGREELRDQPPTTRSQKES comes from the coding sequence GTGATTTCGACTCTGCTCGTCGCCAACCGGGGCGAGATCGCCTGCCGCGTCTTCCGCACCTGCCGTGAACTGGGCATCCGGACGGTCGCCGTGCACTCGGACGCCGACGAAGGCGCCCTGCACACGCGCGTGGCCGACACGGCCGTACGGCTGCCGGGCGCGGCGCCCGCGGACACCTACCTGCGCGGCGACCTGATCGTGAAGGCCGCCGTCGCCGCCGGCGCGGACGCCGTGCACCCCGGTTACGGCTTCCTCTCCGAGAACGCCGACTTCGCCCGCGCGGTCCTCGACGCGGGACTCATCTGGATCGGGCCGCCTCCGGAGGCTATCGAGGCGATGGCGTCCAAGACCCGCGCCAAGGACCTCATGGGCATCGCCCCCATGGCCACGGAGAACGTGACCGAGGCCGACCTGCCGGTGCTGGTGAAGGCGGCCGCGGGCGGCGGAGGGCGCGGAATGCGGATCGTGCGCCGCGCGGAGGAGCTGGACGCCGCACTGCGGGCCGCGCGCGCCGAGGCCGCGAGCGCCTTCGGCGACGGAGAGGTGTTCGTCGAGCCGTACCTGGAGGGTGGACGCCACGTCGAGGTCCAGGTCCTCGCCGATACCCACGGCACCGTGTGGACGCTGGGCACCCGCGACTGCTCCCTGCAGCGCCGCCACCAGAAGGTGATCGAGGAGGCGCCGGCGCCGGGCCTCTCCGAGCGGCTCACGGAGGAACTGCGCGCGCTGGCGGTACGCGCCGCGCGCGCCGTGGACTACGTGGGCGCCGGCACCGTCGAGTTCCTGGTCGCCGGCGACCGGGCGCACTTCCTGGAGATGAACACCCGCCTCCAGGTCGAACACCCGGTGACGGAGGCCGTGTTCGGCATCGACCTGGTCGCCGAGCAGATCCGCGTCGCCGAAGGCCACGCCCTCGCGAGCGACCCGCCGAGCGCGCACGGCCACGCCGTCGAGGCCCGCCTCTATGCCGAGGACCCCGCGGCGGACTGGGCACCGCAGACCGGCACCCTGCACCGCCTCGCCGTCCCCGGTGACGTCCGCCTGGACACCGGCTATGACGACGGCGACACCATCGGCGTCCACTACGACCCCATGCTCGCCAAGGTGATCGCCCACGCGCCCACGCGCGCGGAGGCGTTGCGCGCACTGGCGGGCGCCCTGGACCGCGCTGCCGTCCACGGCCCGGCCACCAACCGTGACCTCCTCGTCCGCTCCCTGCGCCACGAGGAGTTCACGAGCGGCCGCATGGACACCGGCTTCTACGACCGCCACCTGCCCGAACTGACGACCCCCGCGCCCGACCCCTGCGCCCCGCTGGCCGCCGCCCTCTCCCAGGCCCACGGAGCCTCCCGCTTCGGCGGCTGGCGCAACGTCCCCTCCCAGCCGCAGCTGAAGCGGTACGCGATGGCCGGTGAGGAGCACGAGGTCCGCTACCGGCACACCCGCGAGGGCCTGGAAGCCGACGGCGTCCGGGTCGTGCACGCCTCTCCCGACCTCGTCGTCCTCGAAGTGGACGGCGTACAGCGGAAGTTCGAGGTCGCGCGGTACGGCGACGAGGTGTACGTGGGCGCGTCCGCCCTGCGGGCCCTGCCCCGCTTCCTTGACCCCACCGCCCAGCACGCGCCGGGGTCCCTGCTGGCCCCCATGCCGGGCACGGTCGTCAGGGTGGCGGACGGCCTGGCCGTGGGAGCCGCGGTGCAGGCCGGCCAGCCCCTGCTCTGGCTGGAGGCCATGAAGATGCAGCACAAGATCACCGCCCCGGCCACGGGGACGGTCACGGACTTGCCGGTGACCGTCGGACAGCAAGTGACGGTCGGCCGGCTGCTGGCGGTCGTGCAGCCGACCCAGGGGCGCGAGGAACTGCGCGACCAGCCACCGACCACCCGCAGCCAGAAGGAGTCCTGA
- a CDS encoding TIGR03084 family metal-binding protein: protein MADPTPVIDDLRAESEELDLLVAELSPEQWALATPAPGWTVAHQIAHLAWTDHSSVLAVTDHEAFSREVEKALAAPGDFVDEGAEEGARKPPERLLADWRAGRTALEEALRAAPDGARFPWYGPPMSTASMATARLMETWAHGMDVADALGVERTPTDRLRHIVRLGVRTRDFAFGVHGMPVPFEEFRVELTAPSGELWTHGPEDAADRVTGPALDFCLLVTQRAHRSDLALRAAGPDADRWLDIAQAFAGPPGKGRQAKGDAP, encoded by the coding sequence ATGGCTGACCCGACGCCCGTCATCGACGACCTGCGTGCGGAGAGCGAGGAACTCGACCTGCTCGTGGCCGAGTTGAGCCCCGAGCAGTGGGCACTCGCGACCCCCGCCCCCGGCTGGACCGTCGCTCATCAGATCGCGCACCTGGCGTGGACCGACCACTCCTCCGTGCTGGCCGTCACCGACCACGAGGCTTTCTCCCGCGAGGTCGAGAAGGCCCTGGCCGCGCCCGGGGACTTCGTGGACGAGGGCGCGGAGGAGGGCGCGCGGAAGCCGCCCGAGCGGCTGCTCGCCGACTGGCGGGCCGGACGGACGGCGCTGGAGGAGGCCCTGCGCGCCGCGCCCGACGGCGCCCGCTTCCCCTGGTACGGGCCGCCCATGTCCACCGCCTCCATGGCTACTGCCCGTCTCATGGAGACCTGGGCCCACGGCATGGACGTCGCCGACGCCCTCGGTGTCGAGCGCACCCCCACCGACCGGCTCCGCCACATCGTCCGCCTCGGAGTCCGCACCCGCGACTTCGCCTTCGGCGTGCACGGCATGCCCGTGCCGTTCGAGGAGTTCCGCGTCGAGCTGACCGCCCCCTCCGGCGAGCTGTGGACCCACGGCCCCGAGGACGCCGCCGACCGCGTCACCGGCCCCGCCCTCGACTTCTGCCTGCTGGTCACCCAGCGGGCCCACCGCTCCGACCTCGCCCTGCGCGCCGCCGGCCCCGACGCCGACCGCTGGCTGGACATCGCCCAGGCCTTCGCGGGCCCGCCGGGCAAGGGACGCCAGGCGAAGGGGGACGCCCCGTGA
- a CDS encoding acyclic terpene utilization AtuA family protein codes for MTVLRVGNASGFYGDRFDAVREMLTGGDLDVLTGDYLAELTMLILARDRLKDPAAGYARTFLRQLEECLGLAHERGVRIVTNAGGLNPAGLADAVRELAGRLGIPVRVAHVEGDDLKALHPDSLAAHAYLGGFGIAECLRAGADVVVTGRVTDAALVTGPAAAHFGWGPGDHDRLAGAVVAGHVLECGTQATGGNYAFFTEGDVRRPGFPLAELHEDGSCVITKHPGTGGLVDVGTVTAQLLYETTGARYAGPDVTARLDTVRLTQDGPDRVRVEGVRGEAPPPVLKVGLNRLGGFRNEVAFVLTGLDIEAKAALVREQMAPVLGKVADVRWETARTDRPDADTEETASALLRLVVRDPDEHLVGRALTGAAVELALASYPGFHVLAPPGKGTPFGVFEDVYVPQDTVDHVAVLHDGRRVAVTPAPDTLVLADPPEPEAPEPLPAGPVRRAPLGLVAGARSGDKGGNANVGVWARSEAAWRWLAHELTTERFRELIPESRDLPVTRHALPNLRALNFVVEGILGAGVAAQHRFDPQAKALGEWLRSRHLDIPEDLL; via the coding sequence GTGACGGTGCTGCGCGTCGGCAACGCGTCCGGTTTCTACGGCGACCGCTTCGACGCCGTGCGGGAGATGCTCACCGGCGGCGACCTGGACGTCCTCACCGGCGACTACCTCGCCGAACTGACCATGCTGATCCTGGCGCGGGACCGCCTCAAGGACCCCGCCGCCGGGTACGCCCGCACCTTCCTGCGCCAGCTGGAGGAGTGCCTCGGCCTGGCCCACGAGCGCGGCGTCCGGATCGTCACCAACGCCGGCGGCCTCAACCCGGCCGGGCTCGCCGACGCCGTACGGGAGCTGGCCGGCCGGCTCGGCATCCCCGTCCGCGTCGCCCACGTCGAGGGAGACGACCTCAAGGCCCTGCATCCGGACAGCCTCGCCGCCCACGCCTACCTCGGCGGCTTCGGCATCGCCGAGTGCCTGCGGGCCGGCGCGGACGTCGTCGTCACCGGGCGGGTGACGGACGCGGCGCTCGTCACCGGGCCCGCCGCCGCCCACTTCGGCTGGGGGCCCGGCGACCACGACCGGCTCGCGGGCGCCGTCGTCGCCGGACACGTACTGGAGTGCGGGACCCAGGCCACCGGCGGCAACTACGCCTTCTTCACGGAAGGCGACGTCCGCCGTCCCGGCTTCCCGCTCGCCGAGCTCCACGAGGACGGCAGTTGCGTCATCACCAAGCACCCCGGCACCGGCGGCCTCGTCGACGTCGGCACGGTGACCGCGCAGCTGCTGTACGAGACGACGGGCGCCCGGTACGCCGGACCCGATGTCACCGCCCGCCTCGACACCGTCCGCCTCACCCAGGACGGCCCCGACCGCGTCCGCGTCGAGGGCGTGCGCGGCGAGGCACCGCCCCCCGTCCTCAAGGTCGGCCTCAACCGCCTCGGCGGCTTCCGCAACGAGGTCGCCTTCGTGCTCACCGGACTCGACATCGAGGCGAAGGCCGCGCTGGTGCGCGAGCAGATGGCGCCCGTGCTCGGCAAGGTCGCCGACGTGCGCTGGGAGACGGCCCGCACCGACCGGCCCGACGCGGACACGGAGGAGACGGCGAGCGCCCTGCTGCGGCTCGTCGTGCGCGACCCGGACGAGCACCTGGTCGGCCGGGCGCTGACCGGGGCGGCCGTGGAGCTGGCGCTGGCCAGTTACCCCGGCTTCCATGTGCTCGCCCCGCCCGGAAAGGGAACGCCCTTCGGGGTCTTCGAGGACGTGTACGTCCCCCAGGACACCGTCGACCACGTGGCCGTCCTGCACGACGGGCGCCGGGTGGCCGTGACACCGGCCCCCGACACCCTCGTACTCGCGGACCCGCCCGAGCCCGAGGCGCCGGAGCCGCTTCCCGCCGGGCCCGTCCGCCGGGCTCCCCTCGGGCTCGTCGCCGGCGCCCGCAGCGGGGACAAGGGCGGCAACGCCAACGTGGGGGTGTGGGCGCGGTCGGAGGCGGCCTGGCGCTGGCTCGCCCACGAGCTGACCACGGAACGCTTCCGGGAGCTGATCCCCGAAAGCCGGGACCTGCCCGTGACCCGGCACGCGCTGCCGAACCTGCGCGCCCTGAACTTCGTCGTCGAGGGCATCCTCGGCGCGGGCGTGGCCGCCCAGCACCGCTTCGACCCTCAGGCCAAGGCGCTCGGCGAATGGCTGCGCTCCCGCCACCTGGACATCCCGGAGGACCTGCTGTGA